GCTTAAGTAGATTTATCTTTGGGTGATTTGCAGCTGTTTCAGTTGCAAGTGGTAATATAAATTTACTGATATGAGAGGCATTTTGTTGCCTAATGAATTTATTCCAATGTTATTATTGCATTACCAAAATCTCCAGAGAAAACATTTATAGGTAACATTGCTTTCATATACGTAAATGTTTCTATCATAATCAGATTAGTTTATTGTTTGTCTAATCATACATGTTTCAAAAGTGGAGAAACTGACAAATGATGTTTGCTGCTTAATCTGGGTGTTTAGAAAAGAAAGACCTTGCAGCATGATTCAAAGGAATATGCAGATTGAAACTTCCACTCAAATGCTTAAATTAATTTCAGAACAAATTAATTGATATTGTATTATGTCATATTTGAATGAATAGAGACattttgtgtgtatgtatataaacATCAACTATCATTAAACAAAATATTTCTAAAATATTGCAACCTACAACTGACAATAAATGTACTAGAGTTTACTTGATATGTCTCTTAACATGTACAGTAACACTGAATAGCAATTTGTTTTCCTGTGGTTACTGCAGTTGTTTATAGAGGTAGTATCCTGTATATTATTTATTTTACTATTCAAATACTATTACCACATTGAAACAATAGTTGTGAATGTGTTATCCATATGGGACAATTTTGAACAGAACTGTTCAAGGCTAGTAGTTCATTTCAAATagtttaactttccaaagctTTTTTTTAGACAATAACTAATCTGTTTGAGAAAGATTGTTCATCTCATTTTTGCTTTTGATGCAGATAAACCAAAGAATATTCACAATACCTATACAAAAAAGCTTATTTATTAGTGTCCTTGGAATGGGTGGAAAAGGTGCATCCTTACAGTCAACTAGGGGATTTAAGCTTTGTGATCTATTTTTACAAGAATGGGCTGATTTGTCTTAGGCTATTACCGTCTATTACTGCTGGAAGTATCCTGTAAAGGTGGGAAGCAGCGAATCCTGGCATTCTGCCTAAAGagaaatcaatgaaacaaattaatCCTTCGCAGGCTGCAATGACACAGTAATCCATCATTCAGAGCTCCTTTTATACACGAAATCAGGGAGCAGGCAGGGAGAAAGAGCCCTGGGGGATACCATAGACACTGACTCACAACATACAGCAAAAAAACCTGGGGAATCATTTCATTTGGCGGCACTACATTTTAAGTTGATTGTCCGATGGTAATAATTTCACTGGGTTAAATACTGATTCCAAAGCATGCACCCAAGGCTATCTGGGCTTTTGTTGCGAGGTGCAAAATTACTGGGAATTATACTTAATTGGATGGACAAACAAATAAGAACTTGACCCTGATGCAATGTAATGAATATGAGGCTGTTTTGCAAATAGTTCAGAATGTCCGAGAAAAGTCGACTTGAGCAACCATTTGCCTCACCAAATGCAACTGAGCTAAAAGTATGCGCAAGGATAATAACGCCAGATCTATAGTAGTTTGACTCCACATATGTACTTCTGAGCTGACCCAACCATCATCCACAATTACCCTTTAAAATATTGATTGTTATGTTAGTACGTAGGGCCCGCACACGCCTGCCGTCGCTGAGCTTGTACTCACAAAAGATCTGTCTTACATCTTATTCTGTTAAAGTAGATATTTCAGCCACACTTCATAGGATACACAAGATATCTTTATGAATTTAAACTTAAACTACGAAAATGTGTCATGAAGGGATTCCCGAATCAGATTTTGTTACAGGTACTGATTAAGTGCCGTTCATTTCCTTCCAGCCTACTTTACAGACTCTTGCCATATATTGCGTACCAATCAGATAGAGAGATAATTCCGTTTTAGTAAGACATTTATACCTGGGTGGGGATATTAAAACGTACATAAGGTAAACCGTTCTATGCATTTTGCTTTGAAGTTGCTTCTGGTCAGTTCACCAAAAAGCTGACAGCAATATAACAATCATTTGGTGATATAGATGCTTCAGTGTACTGTGTTAGAACCCTCACAATAGATGGGCCTCATTAAGATGAGTTGCAAAATTAGTGTTTTAAACCAATATTGAGAATGTTTCTCGTGAGTATTCTGCCTCATAAAAGTTACTTTACTCGGACAGAAATGAAGGCAGATAATGACTAGGAAATCATTATTAATAATATGGCCCAAGTCAGTAAAATTTATGATTGTGCGTACTTTCCTGTTACTATAATAGAAAATACTAGTTGGATAGTGTAACGTTGGGCATAATAATACCAAGTTAGTGTTAGTGAGAATTAAGACTTCCATGGAGTTTGCCAGTTTTTACTATACGTCATTAAATATGGAATATTTACTGTTCAATGATACGGAATACTCAGGAACGGGTCTTCAGCGAGATCATAACAACGTCTGATTTCAATAATGGAAGGAATAACAAGCAACGTAAATTTTGTTTCAGCCAACACCTACTCTAAAATGTGTTAATATATTCATAAATGCCGGAGATTTCGAAAAGACGGTTTCTAACTCCAGATCCTTATTCGTATCACTTCGGAAAGTTTTACAACTGAATGAAAAATCTTATTGGTTCATGTCATTAATAAACGCAACTATTTTGCAAAATTTTGTTTTCAAAAATTTATGCTGACCACTGACAAAGTATAACCTCTGCCCGGAATGTTGCACTGTTTTTAAGAGTAAAAGTTGTCACGGAATCGTGTTAAGATTTTAGTTTTCTTCTGATAGTTATTATGTCTACTGGGACTTCCGGTtttttctcataatttgattCTCTAGTTAACAAACGTATAATAAGACGGCTCTGAAACAACGCATTATTTTGAAGATGGCGGGAAATCTCTTGCCAGTTATATACAACTTAGGAATAAGGAGACCATGGATATATTGGAACAGAACAaaagagttgaagtgttgaattGTTGTGGCAGCTTAATAAAATAAACTTCAAGTATCTTATATTACTGCAGTATTTTCAAGATGCAACGCTTTCCTACAGAAAACACAACCTTGTTTTAAATGGAAAAGACGTTTAAACATTGCGTCGTGTTTTAATAAAGCAGTAAACCATTTCTGCTCACTGCAGATATCTGCTCTTATAAGATATCTGAAAATGTATCACTCTAAAGCGACGAGAACTTGGTGTCACTTGGTGTTGGTGCCCAACACCTTGCTTTTAATTGCTAATTTGAAGAGCTTAGTAACAAGTTCTTTCAAGTTCCTCCGCCCCTCTTATTTTAATAAGACACGATCTAATTTACATCAGTCTGAGTAAAACGATGAAAGCACACTTTCTCTCTTCTCCTGACGGTTGTGTGGGAGAAGCTCAGGGGTGGAGCTGGGCAAACACCTGAGCTGTGAGATGTAGGGGGGGATAAAAGCCAGTAATGGAACAATTTCACTCCCTGCTTCCAGAGGGAGCTCAAAACAGAACGAGATCACCGTCCACCCTTCTCTGTAATATTCATCATACACATAGAGCATATGGAAGTCTTTCGActtttttatatttttcccaAGTGCCTTATTTATGAATCTATTATTCTCAAACAAATTAATGAAAGCACCATTTATATATTTAATATGAACAGAATTTGTCTTAGAATAAACAGGTAACCAATTGGAATGTGATTTTGCCATAACCAACTACCGTTTTTCCACGTTCGAATTCTGACAGGTGAAGTCTTTCATTGAACCGTTCCTACGAAATTTCTGACTTTCCCATTGAAACTCATACAAGGAAACATAAGCTAGGCTCCACTGACATGCACATAACTGTGAATGCATACCCCTCTCCTGGCTTCCCGCATGCCAGAcgtttcccttcccccaccctcacgTAGACACAGGGAAGGGTGCATGTGTTTGACATTTTACATAGAAAAAAAAAGCATTTAATTTAAATTATTTAAAAAGCTGTCGATCCATTTGATCAGcaatatcatttgcaaggacaataTTGGGCATGATGGTCGTTTAATCTTCTGGAGTTAACTGTATAAAGTATTATTTTGTCAGAAATTTGTAAAATCGTGATAGAATATATTTTATGAGATGAGATGGTTTCtcaaagaaaaggagaaaaagatCACTCATATTGATTCAAATGCTGTCCACTCTTCGGCAGATTAGAAATCACGTGATCAAAATCAGTAGTCACGTATCTATTGGGACAAAAATGTAGTGTGGCTGGAATTATAGATTAAAGATTACTTTCAATCACGTTTCTTTTTGATCAGGCTTTAATCTATTTATGAATTGAGCTGTGGAAACGTTAATAATGATATTAGCTAGAAGTCCATACAAATAATGTTAAATGCATAtttgagttacagactgggataatATGGTTCCAGTCACCCTTGCTCGACTGAAAATTCAATTAAATTATTAACACTTTCCTTCCGGGTCCTTAAATTTTAGGAGAACTGGCCCTTCAAATTGATTCACTACTGAATATATGTATTTTTTTCAAGATTGGCCTCCGAAATGCCACTTGTCCAACCAGAAGATTATTAGCTCCTCTAATTGGCCCTCAATATCTAGGATGTATTTTCCATAATTAAAGCAGTTTGCCTTCGGGAAAAAAACCGAATAATATTCCAATAAATACCCCGCTCTTCGCATTCCGCAACAGACAAATATCTCGAATGTGAAATGATTCTTGATATCCCGgaaagggaaggggggaggggataAGAGCCCTTATGAAATGCATTTTATGATTATATTGTACACTTTGGAGTGCATCGTTTTCTGTTTTAATTCAAAGGGATTGTCTCCTTCTCAATGAGATAGGCATGTCTCGTTGTATCGGAGCTAATGGACACCTCAATAAGTCAACGCCGACTTCAGGAGTTGGATTTAAGCGGTTGATATTGACCGTGAAAGAGTGTTAAGTCCCAATGAACTGTCATTTAGTGTGTCATTGTTTGCTTTCTGTCCGGACCCGACAACTTGCCTATGTCAGCTACTTGCCTGGATTGGTGCAGTCCCAACAAACTCAGTTCTACTTACTGATCCGTGGGTTTCGAGTGAGTCTGGTTTTCGTCCATGAACTTTTATTATTTTTAAAGTAGAGGCCATGATTAATTTATTATTAATTTGATCAGTTAACCACCATAAGATAAAGCAACACTGATTAGATGACCGGCCAGCACAAGTGCTGATTGTTACATCAAAGCAGTATCCTCCTTAAGTTTCTGAGTTAATCGTACCTTATAAAATTTGGCCGAGAAATACAAAGACAAGAGCATTTAGAAACAAGAACTACAAAAGGTAGAGTTAACGGATGTAAAACTCACAACCCAACTCAGTAGAAGACAGCTTGCAAAGAAAATTCAATAGTTCTAATAGCAACCTGGCATAACCAAGTTCAAAACTGAATTAAAATCAGACTTATTAATGTCAGAAAAGTTTCATCATCCTTGCAAAAGGGAAGGTCACTTGAACATAACGGAATGAAAAGCTAAGGTTATTCCCATTACCCTGTTGGAGAAACTTTGCGAGCTTTAATCATTGAACAATTGAGATTATCTGACATCAGAATTCACTTTGCTCAAAACAGTTTGAAGTATCTCTACGACTGGATGGGAAAAGTCTGAGGTTGAGGAGGAGTTTGATCATATATATTTTTGGAGTATCCATGTCCGAAGAGAATGCTTTTCTACAGGACTTGCATTTACTAGGCGATGGGTGATGACGCTGTTCAAAGAAGTGGTCACAAATAATATACAAATAATGGATTCCTCAGTTAAACCTTCGATTTGTTTTGAGCTAATAGATGTATGATGTCTGCTTATACGCCCATCCACCGTAATTAGCACGTATGTTCTAAAGACATGTCGGTTTTCTAAGCAATAAAGCAATTATCCATTGCTTGAGCTGACAATCCTTCCAAGAAGATCCAACCACCGTCTAATTGTAAAAGTAATCTAAGCATTGGTGTGTTTGTAATTAGTCTTGCTAAGCAATCAGTTCCTAAGCTATAACTGTTTTGAAGAGGCATTGCGGAACAATCCAGACAAATGATTTGCAATGATATTTGCAAAGTTTTAAAGTTTTAAtattgaactgcatttattttacGATCCTATATGTTGTAGAAAGTGCACTGCACTTCTGGGTCACCCACAAAGGCTATTTTGCTAATTCATACCATAGTCAGATGGGCATTTCCCTTATCTAATGCAGGATGTCTCCTGATGTTCTTCGTTTTTTTACTGTTTTTTTCTTGTTGCTAATTCAGTTTACACAATGAACTTCCATTTCCTATTTCATCCGCATCAAGCATGTTCCAATTTGAAAAGGTGCATCCTTCCTAATTAAGGATGTTGAGCAGTTTATGATCTTATATGCGACGCTAACGTGGATTTAAATAGGAACAGACTGGAAGCTTTAGACTTAGTTTTAGATGTGATCTTCAAATCTGCTGTTCAAATTACACGCCTAATGACCGTAATAAATGTACGTTATATACGGCATTAAAGTTCCAGATAAGCGTATACAATATAGTCTGGAAATGTTGCCTCTGTTGTGGCTGAAGATTTCTGCTACCTCGCTTGAAGTATGTTACCATGTTACTGTTAGTGAAAAGAAAATCAGATATTCAAATAAACTCGCTTTAGGCCCAAACTAGCACCAACGCATGAATGGAATGCTTTATCCATTCTGATTAGTaaatttattgatttttttttgatggAGCCAGGTCTCAGGCATTAACAATGTATGAGGCATACTAAGAGTTGATTGcagcaaacttttttttaaaagttttaaCACTAAACTGTGTTGCCATCCACAGTGGTATATAAATCCAACACATTCATTTAAAACTTGCTCCTTTGGAATACCCCAGACACGTCAACGTCAGAGGATTGAGTTAAAATGTGGGTTCATTACAAGCCAATTATAAGGCTTCCAAAAATTCCTAAGGCTTTCGATTTGTTTTGAGATTACATTAAAGCAAAGGGTGAAGCAATTAGCTGCGTGGCTTCTAACGGTAAATGCAGGTAAAGGCGGGTTTTCGCTTTCTCGCCAAGTTTCCATTAAGTGCGATTAGATGTGTCTATTCAGACCCGATGATCCACAGAGAGAACGCCAGTAGATAAAAGGCGATGTCAAGTGACCTTCTCGTCCCTTTCACACCAAATTCACCCCCAGAATAGCCAGGGATGAATTTGGACAAAGAACCCCTCCTCTTCTGTTTGACGCTTCAAGAGACTTAAAGAACGAGAGTTAGCTGCAAAAATGCTTCGTATATATGTTTTATGTGTTTTAAACATCTGTCTGTTATTAACACACGTAAGATGTGACCTAAAAGTTCTCCTTGGCTGTTTACAATTGAATAAAACTAGCCAGAAATCCGGTATTGCTTATGTAAACAGCGAAAGTTATTCGCATCTGCCACTAGCATACCACCTTACGGATGGTTGTGGATAAAATATAACTTAGGCCGAGGCATTGGAATCAAACAGAATTCTCCAGAATTCAAACATTCTCAGCTACGCCAAATGGAAGTAACTTCTGGATGGGATCATTTCAGTCAATTAACTACCTTATTTATTGCAGATTACATCAAGTGAGGTTTAGCAGCCTGGACTAAAATCAGTTTTAATTGTTGAATCAAAAAATACATGCCGTATTCCTGTTTTATTTATCCCAAAAAGAGCGCGTTCAGGTGGCAAAGGGCGATCTCCACAAACCAGGCCAATGTTCAGTTGGGTAACTTTATATCTGTGAAGCAGAGAGTGGAGCACAGATAAAATGCTGCAGTAAACTCGGAAGTCAGTGAAAGTGCTCTCTTTGTGGCTACAGTTTCTCTTGCCTGTGCATTTTCCTTCCCTTTCGATCCCCCGCGCAGTTATTTCAAAACAATTCACGGCTCACGTTTGTATTTGAGGCGGGAAGAAAATGTCTCgaatatataaaaaaaaggttttgcacCGTGGCTGACTCGATACAGCTGGAAAAGTTAaaattcccaatctctctctctctctctctctttgccctcgGGAACTCAAAAAAAACCCTGGGTAATGGGACAGGTCAGCGGCCCTAACTGGGGGGAGGAGATCTAACTAAAAGACCAGCCATTTTTTTCCtccaagatttacaaaagtctCCAAACCAGATGCTCTTGGTGGGTGGGTTGGATGGAAAAATCAGGGACCAAAATACGTGAATTCTGACTGGACAGTCTTAATTGTGACTGCATTAAAACTAATATTCTCATTAATTACGTTTATTTCAACTTTACAATGTTGTGTTTTGAAACAGCGAAAGAAACCTGTACTAAGTTGGTAAAAAATCGAGGCTGTTCAAGTAACCTCCGCAACCTgctaaaactttttttttaagctGGGACACAATTAATTTACAGAACCAGGTCCTTTTTAACAACTTAAATGCTTGTAATTATGTATTCTTTTAAAAGTCCAAGAATGTAAAACTGCAGTAACAGAGCTTATTCTTCAGGGTGGGGAGTGAATACTGGTAAAGGTTTTGGGCACAGCTTTCAACATCAGCGTTCAAAGCTCAGAATCTGAAAAGGACAAGAACAGGAAAATAATTCAGCCTAACTGAGTCATGTAGACACTGCTGAACAGGACAGGTACGTTCATTAATTCCAAAAGACCTCGAGGATAGTAAAGATAGGAGCAACCGATTCTGTGTCATTTTTTGTCCCCGCTGCTCTCTATCTCAGGCCCGGCCACAAAAACGATTCGACCTCCTGCTGAAGACAGGCATcccttttttttctgaacttcACCGAAATCCAATATTTATCTTAGACTCCGTGCAGAATTGCTAATTTCCTCGAACTACCTTTGCATTACCCTAAATCAAAAAAACCAGGGTATTTGTTGAAGTGAagaagaagcagagagagagagagagactgagtgactgAGGGCTAGAGCGGGTGGCAGCAGTGCATTGTGCGTCTGTATTCTGGGGCCAGGCGATCATTTTGCTGTTCCTTTATCTGTTGACACTATCACTTAGCCAAACATTGGCCAATCGATCGTTTCATTAGGTGATCAAACAACAAATAGAGCAGGTGAGAAGCCGAATTTCTGAAACTTGGAAGTTGGCCGTACCTTGGTTTCACGCCGctctggaattttttttaaacaagaacATAGCAATTGAAACGTGGGGAGAGGATTCCAATCTCATGGACTCCATGCTATATGCATCTAATGCCTGCAATTTAGTAATGTTAATATTAGAGACAGTAGTAATCAGAAAATACATCCACCATTATTCCTTGCTTTGGACATAAGCACCAGAATAGCTATGAAACGACATTGCTGTGACAGTAGAGAAAATTTTCGGTCGGTCACAGTCTTACTATTGCTATCCGCGTTGCATGATATACACTATTAATTATTTCCTTTGCATTGGCAGACACATAATACGAACAGTCTTCGGAGGCAGTCTGTCAGCTCTACTTTTAAAGAACTATGGTGTTCCGCGGAGCCACAGACTATTTTTAAACAGCTTTACAAAAATCGAAGCGTGATACAGAGATTGAAAGTAAAGTTGTTACTTGCCTGCTGGCGTGCTTTGACGATTCGCGCTCCGCTCGGTTACAGGTGCCTGTATAAGCTCTTTACACTTCACACAAGCAAATTGCGAGGAGAGAGGCAGCCtccttcccaatgtccactctgccCCAGTCTAAGGAGGAAAGCACTGGTGATACACTTACAGAATTTTCTCTTTGTTCCCTTTAATCTTATTCGTTTCACCTTTTCACTAATCAAAACACATGGCTGACACTTTATTTAGGGAgcaggggaggaagagagggagagtcgAAATCCACTGTTGCATAATAACGGCGCTTCATCAATGCATATATAAAAGGGGCGGTTGAGGATGGAATCCGATTCTAAACTGTGTTTAGTCAAGGCAACATGCAAAAATCGAATTCACTTCATTAAACTTAAACTAGCTGATCAAATTtgggtgcgtgtgtgtacgtTGAATGATGCAAAAGGCCGTTGATGTTGCTTCTTTAAAGATATCTAACCAATTATGGAGGTTGAAGCTAGGTTTACGCTTCATCATTGAACAAAGCAAATACCAGAAGTAAGGactggatgcaatgcatttattAATCTCAAAGACAATACTGTGTGTTACTTTGCATCTATCTGCTTTTATTAGGGATAGCTTTTTTGTCATGACTAATTTCGAGAAAATAGGTGATAACACTGCATATTGAAGTTTGAGACGTTGCTCCACTACGTATGGAGCAGTAACCCCAGAATTTTGTGAAACGAATAAAAATCTGGGTTGATTCAATCGTGATTAATTCTGAAATGTTAGGGTTAATAACATTTGGATTAATAGTTTAAAATGCTTACTTTAAAAATTCAATAAATTATTCGCATTAAACAAATCCCTcaataaaagcccatctggtggGTTATCCAGCTGGGTGGGTGCATTATATTTGATAATTGTCTACTGTACGCTAGATGGCAGCCGGATACAGCTGTTCTGAGATTTAATTTACGTAAAATACAAGGCACGTTAACAGCCTCCGCACTTTCTGCTGGACTTATCCTACAGTTACAAGCACAGCTCCCTAGTCTCCAACACAATGGCAACTTTCCGTCCTTTGCAAATCACAATTGAAATCTCACCGGCATTGTAGCGAGGCATCAAAGGATAATTCAAAACAGAATAAAAATGAAATATGTAAAAATAATGCTCACCGAATTAATATTGCAACAGCAATAACAacgtttttttctcttttgacacaAAAGGGATGAGATGcccgttttatttatttattttcaaaCAATGATCCATTAAAATACGAAAAGAAAGTTTGATTGTCAACTAACTTTTTTCCCATAATCTGAAATTTCGAGGCTGCTTGCTGCATTGTTATATTACAAGCACAGGGTCCTCGTGTTGCTTTTTTGTGGTGACCACAGGCGACCCATACTAATAAGGTCTCAAAGTAAATACCAGCGCAGGAGATCTAATGTAAATTTTGCTTGTCAGAGCGTCGTAGGTAATAAATAAGACGGCTAACCAATAGTGTGCAGGAGGCTGGCTAACCTTAGCCTCCCCAGCCCCAATTCAGGGCTATGACCAGTCGCCTTTGATTATCAGTTGCCAACAGCCCCTCTCTTGGCTCCTTGACATGAGCTCCATATAAGGCAGCGATCTCCATAGAAACGTGTCAGTTTCAATAGTAGTGTCAAAGTTCACTATATACAGACATTCGCGCAGATCCCCCTTTCGGAAAAATTGCTCCGCAAGTCTTCCCGTTTAAACGCATTCATTTTGTCTCCCCCTTGCATATTCTATTAGTTGttttttctttcctctctttctttctccactCCGCATGAGAGGTGAAAATAGGGCGCTTTAACGTCGACCGTCCTTttttttgtcctggtgagtttttttttcctgacaattccGATCTTCTATTTTCTGTTCCTCTCCGGAGAAGAAGGGATTTAACACTCGCCATACTTTTACTTCGGATCGCATGGTtatttttctgtgtgtctgtgtgtgtgtgttccttcgAATTGAGATCGTCTCTTTTTTTCCCCCAACTCTCCATAATCTTTAACCCCTCGTTCCCTCCTATATTGGTCTCCTGAATGGCTGACTGTGTGTTGCCCTGGATCTGGCCTCCCGACACTTGCGTACCCTGATCGGgatcttctttattcttttttttttggCCCCCATTTGTTTCGGTTACTGTTGAtcaacactcactcattcattcactgctccttatgtgtgtctgcctgtctgcGTTGCTTTGATCGCAGTtttattcctttctctctcctttttttttccccattttctGTTACCACCATCCAACTCTGCTCCCTACCAAcaggacaaaaaaaaaatccgTGCGATCAACTTGTTTTCCCGCACTTTTTGGGGCCGAGATATGGCAATGGTAGTTAGCAGTTGGCGAGATCCTCAGGACGACGTGGCTGGAGCTCAGGGCGGTCAGTCTGCACAAACGCAGCCGGGCCAGCAGCagccacagcagcagcaggcGGCGTCGGCTGCTCCCCATACCCCGCAGACCCCGGGCCAGCCCGGGCCGCCCTCCACTCCGCTCGGAGGCAGCAGTCAGAGCGTCCAGCCTGGCGGCGAGAAGCAGCAGCCCTgccagcagcaacagcagcacatcgagtgtgtggtgtgtggggatAAATCCAGCGGCAAGCACTACGGCCAGTTCACTTGCGAGGGCTGCAAAAGTTTCTTCAAGAGAAGTGTTCGGAGAAACTTAACGTACACATGTCGTGCCAACCGGAATTGTCCTATAGACCAGCACCACCGCAATCAATGTCAGTACTGCCGCCTGAAAAAATGCCTCAAAGTTGGGATGAGGCGGGAAGGTGAATATTTTATTAAGCATCACTGTAAATCTGAGGAGATCCGGGCTGCAAATCTCTCAATGCGCGAGTTTGCTTCAATCTGAGAAAATGCTGTTGATAGGAAAGTCTAAGCTGTTAATTGTAACCCTTTTCCAAACAAAAAGCTATGGGTTAGTTGCCCAAACCGCAGTCTTAAAATACGTTTTTATATAAAAAATTGCTTAACCTCAAAGAAAAACGAATTCACAGCTTCAAAGTTGAGAGAGTTTAACAATTACAAGCATGGCTGCATATTTTTTTGTGGATTCAAATGGTTAATACATCGGTCTTTTCCCCCCTGTAATTGTAAGTTAATCGTTTGCATTCATGCATTAGATGTTTGGAGAATTTTCCAATTGTAACTGTGGGTGGGTGTTGCAGTTTGGGGGAGTTTTCGCAATCCAGCAATTCTTTCTGCAATGTTGTGatttggatttttttaaaaacagccaCAATGTGGAGTGCTCTGACGGGTAAAGCTGTGTTTGGTATTTacacttttatgtctttttttaaagaaaaataacgTCACATATTGTATTTTTACATGGAAATGACACCGATTGTTTGtgaactttaaaaaaaacctaaaataATGGTAAAAAATAATGTGTATTTCTGAAGCTTCGGGCGGGTTGTATTGCGCTTTGTGGATGTACATTtcctctccttttttctctttctgtcaGCGGTTCAGCGAGGAAGAATGCCTCCAACTCAACCAAACCCAGGCCAGTATGCGTTGACGAATGGGGACCCTTTGAACGGCCATtgctatctgtctggatacatctcGTTACTACTGCGGGCCGAGCCTTACCCAACCTCTCGGTATGGGAGTCAATGTATGCAACCCAACAACATCATGGGCATCGA
The DNA window shown above is from Chiloscyllium punctatum isolate Juve2018m chromosome 2, sChiPun1.3, whole genome shotgun sequence and carries:
- the nr2f1a gene encoding nuclear receptor subfamily 2 group F member 1-A, with the translated sequence MAMVVSSWRDPQDDVAGAQGGQSAQTQPGQQQPQQQQAASAAPHTPQTPGQPGPPSTPLGGSSQSVQPGGEKQQPCQQQQQHIECVVCGDKSSGKHYGQFTCEGCKSFFKRSVRRNLTYTCRANRNCPIDQHHRNQCQYCRLKKCLKVGMRREAVQRGRMPPTQPNPGQYALTNGDPLNGHCYLSGYISLLLRAEPYPTSRYGSQCMQPNNIMGIENICELAARLLFSAVEWARNIPFFPDLQITDQVALLRLTWSELFVLNAAQCSMPLHVAPLLAAAGLHASPMSADRVVAFMDHIRIFQEQVEKLKALHVDSAEYSCLKAIVLFTSDACGLSDAAHIESLQEKSQCALEEYVRSQYPNQPSRFGKLLLRLPSLRTVSSSVIEQLFFVRLVGKTPIETLIRDMLLSGSSFNWPYMSIQ